The following proteins are encoded in a genomic region of Mycobacterium kiyosense:
- a CDS encoding histidine kinase, producing MRSADVEQVLRKQRRHSLQGGSLLRVGVIVIMAGAMLQQTHPHRWPVQAALLSIYAVTAGCALVLAFSKRSSVFGNDDAILVFALVDVVTVFGFKWLSPGGYMALLVMALLPRLIAVQLSLPRAAMVLGASVVFFTVSALQDEVIAPRLGAVGTVLIVLVYTFVCATALMVVTFRLRNIDDMIRLASSREALLAETMTASETERRHISEAIHDGPLQDVLAARRDVSDYLKAVPEAPLQHALASLHDASRLLREVTFELHPAVLDQVGLAAAVEKLAAVTQARSGIIITTDIDYPVAHAVDPILFGVIRELLSNVVRHSGADSASVSLSVADAVARIEVADNGVGVSGDTVADRLSEGHIGLASQRARIEAAGGTLRIMDDPAGARLRVEVPLRG from the coding sequence ATGAGAAGCGCCGATGTCGAACAGGTACTCCGCAAACAGCGCCGGCATTCGCTGCAGGGCGGTTCGCTGCTGCGCGTCGGGGTGATAGTGATCATGGCCGGCGCGATGCTGCAGCAGACCCATCCACACCGGTGGCCGGTACAAGCGGCGCTGCTCAGCATCTACGCCGTGACCGCCGGTTGTGCGCTGGTGCTGGCATTCTCCAAACGCAGCAGCGTCTTCGGCAACGACGACGCGATCCTGGTTTTCGCGCTGGTCGACGTGGTGACCGTGTTCGGCTTCAAGTGGCTCTCCCCCGGCGGCTACATGGCGCTGCTGGTGATGGCCCTGCTGCCCCGGTTGATCGCCGTTCAATTGTCGTTGCCGCGCGCGGCTATGGTGCTGGGCGCGAGCGTCGTTTTCTTTACGGTGTCGGCCCTGCAGGATGAGGTGATCGCGCCGCGCCTCGGCGCCGTGGGAACGGTCCTGATCGTGCTGGTTTACACGTTTGTCTGTGCCACAGCACTAATGGTGGTGACATTCCGGCTGCGCAATATCGACGACATGATCCGACTCGCCTCTTCCCGGGAAGCATTGCTCGCCGAGACGATGACCGCGTCGGAAACCGAGCGCAGACACATCTCCGAAGCGATCCACGACGGCCCGCTGCAAGACGTCCTGGCAGCACGGCGTGATGTCTCCGACTATTTGAAAGCCGTACCGGAGGCGCCGTTGCAGCACGCGTTGGCCAGCCTGCACGATGCGTCCCGGCTGTTGCGGGAGGTCACTTTCGAGCTGCACCCGGCCGTTCTCGACCAGGTCGGCTTGGCTGCGGCCGTCGAAAAGCTGGCCGCCGTAACGCAAGCGCGGTCAGGAATAATTATCACGACCGATATCGACTATCCCGTCGCGCACGCCGTCGACCCGATCCTGTTCGGGGTGATCCGCGAGCTGTTGTCCAACGTGGTCCGGCACTCCGGCGCCGACAGCGCATCGGTGAGCCTGTCCGTCGCCGACGCTGTTGCCCGAATCGAAGTGGCGGACAACGGCGTCGGGGTGAGCGGTGACACGGTCGCAGACCGGCTCTCCGAGGGTCACATCGGACTGGCCTCACAACGCGCCCGCATCGAGGCCGCCGGTGGAACGCTGCGCATCATGGACGATCCCGCAGGCGCGCGACTGCGCGTCGAGGTGCCGCTGCGCGGCTGA
- a CDS encoding putative transcriptional regulator, TetR family protein: MAGVARSRNQRGQGDRLRDEIIDAALSLIDDATEPPSLTLRGIARRAGISAPSIYPHFADLAAILDAVLERSFADLDDIVATAMVGPAAPDARLVAGCLAYVRYGWEHRSRYRFMISGTGFAPGAGATFARIADALQACAAAGLSTSTDPHSDAFLLWVSMHGMATLEKPDRRELRRLGPLDRVALTEQLARRVAGLPADATRHLPSAHA; this comes from the coding sequence ATGGCGGGAGTGGCACGCAGCCGCAACCAACGCGGGCAGGGCGACCGGTTGCGCGACGAAATCATCGATGCTGCACTATCTCTCATCGACGATGCGACCGAACCGCCGTCGCTGACGCTGCGCGGGATCGCGCGCCGGGCCGGCATCAGCGCCCCGTCGATCTACCCGCATTTCGCCGATCTGGCGGCGATCCTCGACGCCGTTCTCGAGCGCAGTTTTGCCGACCTCGACGACATCGTCGCCACCGCGATGGTCGGGCCGGCGGCCCCGGATGCGCGACTGGTGGCCGGTTGCCTGGCCTACGTCCGGTACGGCTGGGAGCATCGGTCGCGGTACCGATTCATGATCAGCGGCACCGGCTTTGCGCCGGGCGCCGGCGCCACCTTCGCCCGGATCGCGGACGCACTGCAGGCATGCGCAGCGGCGGGCCTGTCGACAAGCACCGATCCACACTCCGACGCATTTCTTTTGTGGGTGAGCATGCACGGCATGGCGACGCTGGAAAAGCCCGACCGCCGCGAGCTTCGCCGGCTGGGGCCGCTGGATCGGGTCGCCCTCACCGAGCAACTCGCGCGGCGCGTGGCGGGGCTGCCTGCGGATGCGACGCGTCACCTACCATCAGCCCATGCGTGA
- a CDS encoding DNA-binding response regulator translates to MVNPTDRVRVVVADDHPVTRQGVVRALKSSGRVEVVAEVADGRAALDAIRKLHPSVALLDYKMPKLDGLAVTHAISRDGLPTRVVLLSAFDDSSVVYKALAEGASGYLTKESDSDEIVSAVIKCAGGGTYLPSEVAGGLVDEVKHRAKGSATLLTERESQVVAMMADGLSVPQIASQLHLSPSTVKTHVQNLYEKLGVSDRGAAVAEAMRRRLVD, encoded by the coding sequence ATGGTCAACCCCACCGACCGCGTCAGAGTCGTCGTAGCCGACGACCACCCCGTGACGCGCCAGGGTGTGGTGCGCGCGCTGAAGTCGAGCGGACGGGTCGAGGTTGTGGCCGAAGTCGCCGACGGTCGCGCGGCCCTGGACGCAATCCGGAAGCTGCACCCGTCGGTGGCACTGCTGGACTACAAGATGCCGAAGCTGGATGGGCTGGCGGTGACGCACGCGATCAGCCGGGACGGGCTACCCACCCGGGTGGTACTGCTCAGCGCGTTCGACGACAGTTCGGTCGTGTACAAGGCGCTCGCCGAGGGCGCTTCGGGATACCTGACCAAGGAGTCCGACAGCGACGAGATCGTCTCCGCGGTGATCAAGTGCGCCGGCGGCGGCACCTACCTACCCAGCGAAGTGGCCGGGGGACTGGTCGACGAGGTCAAGCACCGGGCCAAGGGGTCCGCGACGCTGCTGACCGAGCGGGAAAGTCAAGTGGTGGCGATGATGGCCGACGGGCTGTCGGTTCCGCAGATCGCGTCGCAGCTGCATCTGTCGCCCAGCACCGTCAAGACACACGTGCAGAACTTGTACGAGAAGCTCGGCGTATCCGATCGGGGTGCCGCCGTCGCCGAGGCGATGCGCCGCCGGTTGGTGGACTGA